One window of the Candidatus Acidiferrales bacterium genome contains the following:
- the pepT gene encoding peptidase T, with product MAETVLDRFLRYVVIDTQSKEDSETYPSSAKQLDLLKLLAVELKSLGASDVGIDEHGYVTARIPSNVKKNVPAIGFISHVDTSPEVTGMNVKPQVIKNYKSGDIALPGDKNIIIRESENPSLKLAIGKAIVTSDGTTLLGADDKAGVAAIMTAVQELLRDREIPHGEIKIGFTPDEEVGAGTKYFDIKKFGAKFAYTVDGDTPGELNKETFSANSCVITVHGRDIHPGTAKGIMVNSVRVIAEIISRLPKNISPEMTEGYEPYIHPYILEGGVGKSSVKILFRDFKTEGLTELKKVVDKVVSEVHPMFPKAKIEVRITEQYRNMREGVEKDTRVADYLFEATERAGIKTEWKPIRGGTDGSKLTEAGLPTPNIFTGGANFHSRTEWVNVWGMEKAVETILNVARIWAEKSE from the coding sequence ATGGCTGAAACGGTTCTCGACAGATTCCTCCGTTATGTTGTAATTGACACGCAATCCAAAGAAGATTCCGAAACCTATCCAAGCTCGGCAAAGCAGCTTGATCTGTTGAAACTTCTGGCGGTCGAATTGAAATCGCTCGGAGCATCCGACGTCGGTATCGACGAGCACGGTTATGTGACGGCGCGGATTCCTTCGAATGTCAAGAAGAATGTGCCGGCGATAGGATTTATCTCGCACGTTGACACTTCGCCCGAAGTGACCGGTATGAACGTGAAACCGCAGGTGATCAAGAACTATAAAAGCGGCGATATCGCTTTGCCGGGGGACAAGAACATCATCATTCGGGAATCGGAAAATCCGTCGTTGAAGCTTGCGATCGGGAAAGCGATCGTGACGAGTGATGGTACAACGTTATTGGGTGCTGACGACAAGGCCGGAGTCGCTGCGATCATGACCGCAGTCCAGGAATTGCTGCGCGATCGGGAAATTCCTCACGGCGAAATAAAAATCGGATTCACTCCCGACGAAGAAGTCGGGGCAGGCACAAAATATTTCGATATAAAGAAATTCGGCGCCAAATTTGCGTACACGGTCGACGGTGATACGCCGGGCGAATTGAACAAGGAAACTTTCAGTGCGAACTCGTGCGTCATTACCGTCCACGGTCGCGATATTCACCCGGGAACGGCGAAAGGCATCATGGTTAATTCGGTCCGTGTCATTGCAGAAATTATTTCCCGCCTTCCGAAAAACATTTCGCCGGAAATGACGGAGGGTTACGAGCCGTATATTCATCCTTACATTCTCGAAGGCGGCGTGGGGAAATCTTCCGTGAAAATTCTCTTCCGCGATTTTAAGACCGAGGGTTTGACTGAATTGAAAAAGGTCGTCGATAAAGTGGTCTCTGAAGTGCATCCGATGTTTCCGAAAGCGAAGATCGAAGTACGGATCACGGAACAATACCGCAACATGCGCGAAGGGGTCGAGAAGGACACTCGCGTTGCAGATTATCTCTTCGAAGCGACGGAACGCGCAGGTATCAAGACCGAATGGAAACCGATTCGCGGCGGAACAGATGGTTCAAAGTTGACCGAGGCCGGTCTTCCGACTCCGAATATTTTCACCGGCGGCGCAAATTTTCACAGCCGCACCGAATGGGTGAACGTCTGGGGAATGGAGAAGGCCGTTGAGACAATTCTTAACGTTGCAAGGATTTGGGCGGAGAAAAGCGAATGA
- a CDS encoding oligopeptide transporter, OPT family: protein MSAGRTEIQDVETQNHISLPDNAFKELEDGEEYRPIMCPTKTFPEVTPWSVGWGLVMAVLFSAAAAYSGLKIGQVFEAAIPIAILAVGVTGLARKPGGLGQNVIIQSIGSCSGSVVAGAIFTIPALYILALPANYFRMFMASALGGFVGILFLIPFRKYFVKDMHGKFPFPEGTATTEILVAGEKGGKEAMVLVISGVIGGAFDFMFSAFGWWSEVITSRMIPWGQALSDKFKMVLKIDVSAMVLGLGYIIGLEYSAIIVAGSFLSWFVLVPLVHEIGQYLTTPVGTTAAKLISQMSPEEIFRSYVRQIGIGGIAMAGIVGIIRSSKIIAGAFKLAYREIVHRKSAEDAAASRTQTDVRMLWVVTLILLAGIAIFSFFVVGVVPTAGQALVALLVVMIISFLFTTVAANAIAIVGTNPVSGMTLMTLILSSVVLVQIGLTGQPGMLSAMIIGGVVCTALSVAGSFITDLKIGYWLGSTPKKQETWKFLGVLVSAATVGGVIVILNKAYGFTGDNALVAPQANAMAAVIKPLMSNAQTPWVLYIVGAMIALLLVILKVPPLAFALGMYIPQELNTPLLIGGIIAWFVSTRSKNEKLNTARLHRGTLIASGFIAGGALLGVLNAFLKFIDQQWAFGYNNWYNARWAGSTSGEIVGLVMFLVLCGYALWDSMRGKE from the coding sequence ATGTCAGCGGGGCGAACGGAAATACAAGACGTAGAGACACAAAATCATATTTCTCTTCCTGATAATGCATTCAAAGAATTAGAAGACGGCGAAGAATACCGGCCGATAATGTGTCCGACAAAAACTTTTCCCGAAGTGACACCATGGTCTGTCGGATGGGGGCTCGTGATGGCCGTGCTGTTCTCGGCGGCTGCCGCGTATTCGGGATTGAAGATCGGCCAGGTGTTCGAAGCTGCAATCCCGATTGCGATACTTGCCGTCGGCGTCACCGGACTTGCGCGCAAACCGGGCGGTCTCGGACAAAACGTTATTATCCAATCTATCGGCTCGTGTTCAGGGAGCGTCGTGGCGGGAGCGATTTTCACAATTCCAGCATTATACATCCTCGCATTGCCTGCAAATTATTTCCGGATGTTCATGGCATCGGCACTTGGAGGCTTTGTCGGTATTCTGTTCCTGATTCCATTCCGCAAATATTTTGTCAAGGACATGCATGGCAAGTTTCCGTTTCCGGAGGGAACCGCGACGACAGAGATTCTAGTCGCCGGAGAAAAGGGCGGGAAGGAAGCCATGGTGCTCGTTATCAGCGGAGTGATCGGCGGCGCATTCGATTTCATGTTCAGCGCATTCGGCTGGTGGTCGGAAGTAATAACGTCAAGAATGATCCCGTGGGGACAGGCGTTGTCGGACAAGTTCAAGATGGTTTTAAAGATCGATGTCTCTGCCATGGTACTCGGACTCGGATATATCATTGGATTGGAATACTCGGCGATCATCGTCGCAGGATCGTTCTTATCATGGTTCGTTCTGGTCCCGCTTGTTCATGAAATCGGTCAATATCTGACAACTCCTGTCGGGACCACCGCGGCGAAGCTGATCTCTCAAATGAGTCCGGAGGAAATTTTCAGGAGTTATGTGAGACAGATCGGCATCGGCGGAATAGCGATGGCCGGGATCGTCGGAATTATTAGATCATCTAAAATAATTGCGGGCGCATTCAAGCTCGCGTACAGAGAAATAGTTCACCGTAAGTCAGCAGAAGATGCGGCAGCCTCGCGCACCCAGACCGACGTCAGAATGCTCTGGGTGGTCACTCTAATTCTCTTAGCCGGGATAGCAATTTTTTCTTTCTTCGTCGTTGGCGTCGTGCCGACTGCCGGGCAGGCGCTCGTGGCTCTGCTGGTAGTGATGATCATATCGTTTCTGTTCACGACAGTTGCGGCAAATGCAATTGCCATCGTCGGAACAAATCCTGTTTCAGGCATGACGTTAATGACGCTGATCCTTTCTTCGGTTGTCCTCGTGCAGATCGGGCTGACCGGACAACCCGGGATGCTGAGTGCGATGATAATTGGCGGAGTTGTGTGCACGGCCCTTTCCGTCGCAGGATCATTTATAACCGATCTCAAGATCGGTTATTGGCTTGGCTCGACTCCGAAGAAACAGGAGACGTGGAAATTTCTCGGCGTGCTTGTATCCGCTGCGACGGTCGGCGGAGTAATAGTAATTCTGAACAAAGCTTATGGTTTCACAGGCGACAACGCACTCGTTGCCCCGCAGGCCAATGCCATGGCGGCGGTTATCAAACCGCTGATGTCGAATGCTCAAACACCCTGGGTTCTGTACATCGTGGGTGCGATGATAGCTCTGCTACTTGTGATCCTTAAAGTCCCGCCGCTCGCGTTTGCACTCGGCATGTATATCCCGCAGGAACTGAATACTCCGCTGCTCATCGGCGGCATTATTGCATGGTTCGTTTCTACGCGCAGCAAAAACGAGAAGTTGAATACGGCTCGTCTGCATCGTGGCACACTTATCGCCTCAGGTTTTATTGCCGGCGGAGCGCTCCTGGGTGTTCTGAATGCCTTCCTGAAATTTATCGATCAGCAGTGGGCTTTCGGCTACAATAATTGGTACAATGCGCGCTGGGCAGGATCGACAAGCGGCGAGATCGTCGGGCTGGTAATGTTTCTCGTCCTTTGCGGCTACGCGCTCTGGGATTCGATGAGAGGGAAGGAATGA
- a CDS encoding ADP-polyphosphate phosphotransferase: MKINSKDFRVGEGKRIDLKHWPTKVKPVYQTKKEYQEVLEDHVRRLSTLQNIHYASNRCAILLIFQAMDAAGKDGTIRHVMSGVNPQGCEVFSFKQPSAEELQHDFLWRTTKCLPEKGRIGIFNRSYYEEVLILRVHPELLRAEGVTEQAASDKKFWEARYKSIVQFEKHLHRNGTRIVKFFLHLSKEEQRKRFLERIDDPEKNWKFSEADIRERKFWNDYMKAYEDCIAATSTEDAPWYVIPADDKENARIIVSQVVVDTLKSLKLSYPKTPEKRKKELESIRKMLEKKA, encoded by the coding sequence ATGAAAATTAATTCAAAGGATTTTCGTGTCGGTGAAGGCAAAAGGATCGACCTGAAACATTGGCCTACGAAGGTCAAGCCTGTTTACCAAACGAAAAAGGAATACCAGGAAGTCCTCGAAGATCATGTCCGGCGGTTGAGTACGCTGCAGAATATTCACTACGCCTCCAATCGATGCGCGATACTTCTGATTTTTCAGGCTATGGACGCCGCCGGCAAAGATGGCACGATAAGACATGTCATGTCCGGCGTCAATCCGCAAGGGTGCGAGGTCTTCAGCTTCAAACAGCCAAGCGCCGAAGAGTTGCAGCATGATTTTCTCTGGCGCACGACAAAATGCCTTCCGGAGAAAGGACGGATCGGGATATTCAACCGATCTTACTATGAAGAAGTCCTGATATTGCGCGTGCATCCGGAACTCCTCCGCGCGGAAGGCGTCACTGAGCAGGCAGCCTCCGACAAGAAGTTCTGGGAAGCTCGCTACAAATCGATCGTGCAATTTGAAAAACACCTTCATCGAAACGGGACGCGCATCGTCAAGTTCTTCCTTCATCTGTCAAAAGAAGAACAGAGGAAGCGTTTCCTCGAACGTATCGATGACCCGGAGAAGAACTGGAAGTTCAGCGAGGCGGACATCAGAGAGAGGAAATTCTGGAATGACTACATGAAAGCTTATGAAGACTGCATCGCCGCGACAAGCACCGAGGATGCGCCATGGTATGTCATTCCCGCCGACGATAAGGAAAATGCGCGGATTATCGTTTCGCAGGTTGTCGTGGATACGCTGAAGTCGCTGAAGCTTTCATATCCGAAGACACCGGAGAAGCGAAAGAAAGAATTGGAATCGATACGTAAGATGCTTGAGAAGAAAGCATAA